The DNA segment CAACTGTTCTCTCTTAAATCAGGTGGTGTGGATAAATATGCGGAAACTCAAGAAATCATTCTGTAGAAACGATTTTTATTTTGTGCTATAATTTAACAAATAGTGTACCGGCTTAATGGAAGGATAAACAGGAATTTGACTGGTGGCGGATTGTAGATTATTTTTATCTTGTTCAGGAGATTATTATGGATAACCGTATTATAGCTGATTTGAAAGAAAGCTATGGGATAACGTTCAATCAAATTACTCCGGTAAAAGGTGGATTACTGAATCAGAAATGGAAGGTTTCCACTGAAAACGGCGAATTATTGGTCAAACAATACAGCACTAAACGGTTTCGCAGAGAACAAATTGAGAGAATCGAATCTGCGCTGCAACGGCAGATTATCCTTGAAAAATATGGCGTCCCTTGTCCATTTCTTTGGCAGTGCGGATCCAGGGTGATTCGTTGGCTAGATGACAAAACAGCCTATATGGTCATGGATTTTCGCTCAGGGAAGACAGAAAAACCCGACACAATCACAATAGCGCAAATGCGCAGTCTCGGCAGCGCCTGTGCTGTAATGCACAGAGCGTTTTCACAATTACCGGAACTTTCGGCCAAGAGCCTGCCTGTTTTTGGCGGTTATACGGTGAATTCATTAAGGGAAAACTTTAACTCTTGTATTACGAAATGCCCGCCGGATGTTCCTGTTGAATATCGGAAAGCCTTGTTTGCGTTAGAACCGATTTTAAAGCAGATTGACACCGAATTTTTTAATAAGTTTCCAAGAGGATTCGCCCATGAGGATTTTCACTCAGGCAATATCCTGTTTGGTGCGGATCGCGTATCCGCTGTTGTTGATTTTGACCGTAATTGCTACAGTTATATTTGGCATGATATAGGAAGAGCGATATTATCTTTTACATTAGAAGGCAATAGAATGAATGCCGAAAAGGTATGCGCTTTCCTGGAAGGCTATTCACAGCATTTAGAGTTGACTTTAACTAATATAGCGGATGCTTTGCGGCTTTCATGGTGCATTGAAATGTCATGGTGGATACGGCCGGAATTTTTTGGAGAATGTGACGAAACCCCAAAGCGTTTCAAAAATGAAATGCTTTGGTTGACTGAACACTGGTTTGAACTGGATTCTTTATTATCTTCTTAATGAGCATAATACGAAGCTGACAAATTTCAATTTTCCGTTTTTTTTACAAATATACTGGTGCAATATCCGTTTGTTTGATGCCGAAAACCTTTATTTTATGCAGGTTCCTGAGTTTGCCCTTATGAACATTTGTACTATGGTCGGATGTTCCGACACTGAGCATTCCGAATAGGAGTAACCCAAAGGCTGCCCCTATTTTCGTTTGTTGCCGCTTTTTTGTACTATGTTTGCGACTTTTCCGTTACTTGAGTAATTTTTCCTTCATATCCAACGTGTTCAGTTGATAAGTGAACTTATCATTATAATTATTCCTAAGGCGGCGATTGGAATCGCTGCGCCGCAAATAAGCTGCAAAACTGTATGCCGTTTCATTTGAAGGCTTGACAGGAAGACGAGGACAAGGACCGGAATACCGTAAAAACCAAATGGATGCCCAAAATATATTAACAATGCAAAAGGTCCTGCTACCCCGCACGTATGCCCGCTTGCTCTAAAGTGAAGCAATTTATTTGTGAGCATAATTAAGATTCCGGATAATAAATAGGACAAATAAATAGTCCAGACATTCTTTGGCGCATGCAGAAGCATGGCAAAAAGACATCCGCATATATATCCGGAAACGGCAAAGTTGATAGCTAGTATTCTTTGCCCTTCACGCCCTTTGTCTTTATATTTTTTTATGAGCGGCTGCAATGGATAGGCTAATAGGGGAAAGACAACCAGAAATAAAATAGATAAAATGAAATCGGCCCGGCTGCCGAACAGCAAGGGATTGTGCAGGTATAAAGTCAATAACATTACGAGCGCCATAACCGGAGCAACCGTGAGAATACGGATAACTTTAACGATTTTGCTCATTCCAATCAACCCCTTTTAACACCATCTGTTCTTCTGTCCCCTACAAAAAACAAGGCCACAGTTCCAGGACCCGTATGCGAACCTATTACAGTTCCCACGCTGTTGATCATGACCTTTCCATCAAGATGAGGGAAAGCTGCTTCAACCATATCAGCCACTGCGCGGGCATCGTCCAAACACGCGGAATTGGAGATGAAGCACTTGCCGCTGTAATCGATGCCGCCGCTGGCGTGCTCTTTCATTTTTTCTACAATTTTCAGGATCACTTTTCTTTTTGACCGAATTTTTTCACGAGGGATCAAATGCCCGGCAGCATCCATGTTTAAAAGGGGGCAGATCTTCAAGATTTTGCCAAATAATCCTGCTGATTTAGAGATTCTTCCCCCTCTTATATAGAAGGTCAGGTCTGTCGAGAAAAACCAGTGGTGAATCAATAATCTGTTGCTTTTAGCCCACTTGTAAACTTCTTCATAGGATGCGCCGTCATCCCGCATATCCGCAAGTATATCCATAAGAAGACCATAACCGGAGGATGCCCCCAGAGAATCAACAACTTCTATTCTTCTGTCCGGATATTTCTTCGAAAGTTCGGATCTGGCCGTATTGGCTGAATTGTAAGCTCCGGATATTCCTGAAGACAAACTGACATGAAGAATATCCTTTCCCTCTTTTAAAAACGGTTCAAAAAAATCCGTGAATTCTTTGACATTAACTTGGGACGTCGTCGCTTGCGAGCCGGCCGACAATTTTTTATAAAACTCGTCGAAAGGCATGGATTTTCCCAGATCATCAGGGTATTGTTTCCCATCCATATTAAAATGAAAACAAACATAATAAATGGATCTTTCCTTGAAATATTCGTCAGTCATATCTGCTGTCGAGCAGCAAGTTAACACATATCGCTTCATAACATCATTCTCCCATCAAAATAATGCACACCGACTCAGGCGGATTATTATTTTATAAGCATTGTCACTATCATAACACCGGCCTGCTTGTATAGTCACTCTATTGTAGGACCGCGGGAGGCTACGATTGTTTTTCACAGAAGTAGAGAGGATTTTTGAAAATTCTACTGCCAGTAGAGTCCATGACAGCCGGATTTTATAAAATTGATTGTTCACTTTTGATATGTTATAATTAAAAAAATTACATTCCGAGGTGACATTCAACTTTATGGAAGAATTAAAGCCTGTTATTGCTAACAATATAATTTATCTACGAAAATCAATGAATTGGACTCAAGCTGAACTTGCCCAAAAGCTGAATTATTCAGACAAGGCTGTTTCAAAATGGGAGCGGGCGGAATCTATCCCGGATGTAATCGTCTTAAAAAGAATCGCCGATTTATTTCACGTCACGATAGATTATCTGATGGAATCGGAACATACTGAAAACGAGGCCAAATCCCAAGCCGTTTCAAAGCAACAAAAACATAATCGCTTTATCATAGCGCTGTTATCTGTTTCACTCGTATTTCTGATAGCCACCATTATCTTTGTGATCCTGCGGTTAGGTTCAGTTAAATCGGATATCAGTCCGTGGATGGTCTACGTATATGCTTTTCCGATCGCATTTATTGTTTTGTTGGTGTTTAATTCTCTCTGGGGAAAGCGAAAAACAAATTTTGCAATTATAACCGCGCTTGTATGGGGTACCTTATTGGCTGTATACTTGAGTTTTCTTCACAAGAACATATGGCTTATTTTTATGATTGGCATCCCGTCTCAAATAATTATCCTGCTGTGGGCAAACTTCAGCCTGAAGCACAAATGATATCTATGTCAGGTTAACACCGATGTCTGATAGGCAATGGATTAAGATTCTGCTTTTT comes from the Clostridiales bacterium genome and includes:
- a CDS encoding phosphotransferase; this encodes MDNRIIADLKESYGITFNQITPVKGGLLNQKWKVSTENGELLVKQYSTKRFRREQIERIESALQRQIILEKYGVPCPFLWQCGSRVIRWLDDKTAYMVMDFRSGKTEKPDTITIAQMRSLGSACAVMHRAFSQLPELSAKSLPVFGGYTVNSLRENFNSCITKCPPDVPVEYRKALFALEPILKQIDTEFFNKFPRGFAHEDFHSGNILFGADRVSAVVDFDRNCYSYIWHDIGRAILSFTLEGNRMNAEKVCAFLEGYSQHLELTLTNIADALRLSWCIEMSWWIRPEFFGECDETPKRFKNEMLWLTEHWFELDSLLSS
- a CDS encoding DegV family protein; the protein is MKRYVLTCCSTADMTDEYFKERSIYYVCFHFNMDGKQYPDDLGKSMPFDEFYKKLSAGSQATTSQVNVKEFTDFFEPFLKEGKDILHVSLSSGISGAYNSANTARSELSKKYPDRRIEVVDSLGASSGYGLLMDILADMRDDGASYEEVYKWAKSNRLLIHHWFFSTDLTFYIRGGRISKSAGLFGKILKICPLLNMDAAGHLIPREKIRSKRKVILKIVEKMKEHASGGIDYSGKCFISNSACLDDARAVADMVEAAFPHLDGKVMINSVGTVIGSHTGPGTVALFFVGDRRTDGVKRG
- a CDS encoding helix-turn-helix domain-containing protein, encoding MEELKPVIANNIIYLRKSMNWTQAELAQKLNYSDKAVSKWERAESIPDVIVLKRIADLFHVTIDYLMESEHTENEAKSQAVSKQQKHNRFIIALLSVSLVFLIATIIFVILRLGSVKSDISPWMVYVYAFPIAFIVLLVFNSLWGKRKTNFAIITALVWGTLLAVYLSFLHKNIWLIFMIGIPSQIIILLWANFSLKHK